In Cinclus cinclus chromosome 1, bCinCin1.1, whole genome shotgun sequence, the sequence GGCTTTCCAGGATCCTGTCTGGTCAGTTGCCTGAGCATGGATAAAAAAGCCATCTCAAGAAAATAATCTGTCCCTCATGCTGCCAGACCTGACTGATGCCTGATGGCAATGCTTTCACTTCTCTTAAGTGTCAAAAGAGCTTTCTGCAGGTGAACTGATGCTTGTATTCCTAAACAAGATCCAATTCTTCTTACAGTTAATTCTTCTTATAAGTCTCATTAACTTTGGTGGGCTGACTCACATAAAGGTAAATGTGCGTAGAAGGACTTGCAGGATCAGATCTTGAGTAGTAAGCATCTTATTCTGCTACCTAAAAGCCCCATAATAATTTCTTAGCTGACTTTGTGCACTGATTGCATGTTCCTTAATAAACCCTGAGCTTCTCTTGCCATTTCTTCCATCCGCCTCCAAAACCATATTGCCTTTGTTTTGGATGTCTTTTTAGCTGTTGTTTTATCCTGCTGAGCTCAGGCAAACAAGCAAGGCAAGAAGCAGTGCTGTGATGCAAACTCGTGACACTGTAATAGATGTTTATCACCCATTCAGGTAGCATGGTAATTGCTTTTAAGATGCCGCTCCCTTCAATTAGAGCCGTACAGGTCAGATGCAATGCTTTTGACGTTTAATGTTAAGAACAAAGCTTTAAATGtgcataattttgttttgcttttttacaGAGTCCCAATTTGTCATTCTTCAAGGCgcagtttttgttttccatgacTCAACGCTAATACTCTTGCTTAAAGCAAACACTTCCCAggattttcctttgtgtttttcatatttttggtACAGTCTCAGCTGTGTTAGCAAGCTTTACTGGTGAACCATGACCActattttcctattaaattttaaaaaatgctgggaGCTATCATTCCTATAGCAATGTGCTGAATGTAGAGCTGGTGAGGAAAAAGCATATCACTCAATCCCTTTCAAACAGAGTATGTAATAAAATTTTGATGCGCCTGTTTCCATCAGGAATCAGTTACAAATTATGAAACTCTTATTTTACTGACTGCGTCCTTATTACATTCTGTTAATTTAGCTGGCCTCACTTGCATTTCTACatgaaaaatacctttaaataCTATAAGCAAAATAATTGATATTTTCAATTCCTCCTTACAAAAGCCCATTGATTTTATGTGCATCTTTTGCATCCGTCCCACGCTGACTTACTCTTTGGACTTTAAAACTGATCTTGCTAGAACGTCATTGTGCAGCTTACCCAGACAGGGTTTCTGTGTCATCATATCTGTGATGTTTCTGTGTCAATACATCTCTGTCTGATGTATTTTCAGTTGCAGTACCAATTGCATTCGATTCAATAACCAGCACAGTGACAGACTGAATGAGCTCCAGGTCGGTTATGGCCGTTCTAATTTCCTGTACCACTTGTTCCATTTAAACCATGGAAATGGTTACATGGAAATGTCAGGTTACTTTCAGTGTTGAGATACCTCTCTTTCTTTGTTCCCTTTCAGTGAAAGAATATAAAGGTGATGATGTTACTTGGTTGACAGATCCCTTGTCTGTATTTCTGCCATCAGAAGCCATCCCTCAGCTCATAGCAAGCACCTTACTTTTGAGAGCCTTTCATATGGATGTGGATGAGATGAGCTTGTGGTCCAGCAATAAACCATGCTGTGAGTTACACACACGCCCTGGTGAGGCACAGCCCTTAGTCCACGATTGCTCAGAGTATCATCAATCTTATCTGAACTCGTTTCACTTGCTGTTCTGCAATCTCTGTCCCTCTTAACCCCGAGAACTCAGCCATCCACAGCCAACCCCGTTTCACACATCGGCAGGCGGGAGCGCACACAAGACAGACGGGAGGGCACCGCCTCGCTCCCTCAGTTTCCCGGGCGGGTACGAGGCGAGCGAGCTCCTCGCTCCCGCAGGGACGGAGGGGAGTCCCGGCTGTCGCGGCCGAGCCCCGAGCCCGGGGCGAGCGGTGGCCGCTGGGTGGCAACAGCCGCCCGacggagaggagaggaggggagagggagggagggagagagagagagagagagagagagaggaagaggagacagGAAGAGAGGGGAAGATGCTGGCACTAGGTATAGTGCCGAGTGCCTCCCCGTGCCCCCCTAAAAAACAGACGCCAGAACGATTAAAACCCCGAACGCCTCTTTAGGCATCTGGAAAGGCGCTGTTTCGTACATGTCAGAAAACAATTCCTCGGTGTGGCCTCGAAACAAATCCCTGGATCACCGAGGGCACAGGTGAGCTCCGTTTAGGGAAATCTTTCTCTTTTGGATGCGGAGACTTTCCCTTCTTCTGTTGGAGGGAAAGCTGCTCACCTTTCTCACACCAGTGCCATTTCCTCAGAGGAGCAGCCACCCTGTGAACTAGGCGTGACAGGTACGTGCCTCAAAGAGCCATCTCTGAAAACAGACTTGGAGGGCAGGGTGCATTCAATTTCCAGTGCCCTCTGTCCAAGCGAACTCATGGTCACAACTTTGCTCATGCATTTTATTCCTTGTAGATCCGGGGTAGTTTATAGATGAGATTAACATCCCAATCACCCCCATATCGACAAAAAATGGCAGAATTTATCAAacatctcttttcctttcctctatTGAGCAGAGAAAGGTGCCGGGAATGTCCTGCCCCCGTTCTGCTTGGCATTTCCCCGGTGTAGTGCCCCGTTATACCTGGGGCAGTCCCAGCATCACACATCCCTGGCACCCAGTGTCGCTGCTAGGGATGGCAGGGGCGCTGAGCCATTGCTatctcccagctctgtgggtTTGAACAGCTTTAAAGATTAACTCTTTTTCTTTGGTCAGGTCCAGATTGACCTCATCTTCATGCAGCTCCAGAAGCCTCTCTTCAACGTAAAACAACTCTTCAGGCCGGGGGCAGGGACAAACGTGAGCTCCGTTTCTACAAAAAGTCCAAAAATCCAATTCTCTGCCTGTCTCATCGCCTGAGCACCGACCGGGCGGGCGGCCTGCACGGAGCAGGTGTGCGGGACCCCGCACGGCCGGGATGCGGGATCGGCTCCCGCACGGGCTCCGCGGCCGCGCAGGAGCTGCGGCCAACGCACATCCCCAAACCAGAATGCACGGAGCCCTACGCGCCTGCAGCGGGCcactttgctttttaaaaatatatattcggacttctgggtttttgtttttttttcctccccgtttcatgcatttaaaagaaaaaaaaatattggaatgaATCCGCGTGGGGCGGCAGAGGTGCGGAGAGGGACGCGCGCAGAGGGACGCGCTCCGCCGCGGAGGGCCggcagcccccggccccgccgccgcttcCTCCTCACGGGCGGCGGTGGCGGGGGGGACCGGCATCACCTCCCGcggccccggggccgccccTGCACGCCCGCGGCTCCGCCGCGATCCGCGCCTCCCCCGCCGCCCCGCTGCCGGCCCCAGGCCCGCGCCGCGATGGAGGCCGGGCCCGGACCGCGGGGGTCTCATCGCCTCCCCTCGCCGCCGCctattctttttctctctttttttttttttacgccctccctctcccccccccccccccccccccgcttccccatttcccccttttcttgAATGAAGCGTGAGGCGGAGCTCTAGGAAACCACCGCGCCCGGCTACGCCGCGCGGGGCCGGAGCCTCCCCCTCGGGCTCCGCTCCTCCCCGCCTCTccccgcccccgccgctccgctccgctccgctccccccgccgccgccgccgcctccgggAGAGCTCCCcggccgcgcccgccgccgctcggagccgccgccgccgtccggagccgccgccgccgccgccggcagCAGCAGCGCGGAGCGTCCGGAGGAGCCGCCCCCGGCCGGCGGGGTGCGCGGGGCTGCACGGGCGGGCGAGCGGGCGGGCAGCGGCGCCGCGGCCGCGGTCCCCATCGGCACCAGTTACACCGCACACACGCCCCGTCCGCGCCCCTCTTCGGCAGCGCCAGGGGCTCTTCCTCCGACGATACAAAGCTGCTCGGGAAATGGCAGCAGtgaaaagcagttttccttctttatttttattttcgttttttttattttttttttgccgcTCTTTCTTgtgaaaaagaattaatttcctaaatacgtacaatatttttttttaatttttaatttttttggcgTGTGCATGCGTATGTGTGGAAGCACCGGGTTCCTGCGATCGGTGTCTGAATGAAACTACGTAAATGCATATGTCTGTACGTTGCACTGGAGGGAAAAACAGAGCACTTCTGCGAGAGCTTGGATTCAAATGTGATTCATCTGGTCTCCAGGATTTTCCGTCTCTTTGGGGTTGTTCGCCTTCCCGGGCTGCGAGGCGGGATTTTCTGAGCTTTGACACATCTTTGGAGATGTCTGTTAAACAGGAGTCTgggaaaaaacatttgaaatcgtagaaatatttttttttgcccctttCCCATCCTCTTGGTGACTTGAAGCATCAAAGCGACCAGAACTTAACGCTTCTGAAGACTTGTGATGTTTGGATTTTATtgttgctatttttcttttagaggAAACTTGACAGAGGAACGTATTTATAGTCCAAGTAAGTACTTTACAGAGGAAATTTAGTTTGTGTAacttaacaaaaaaaccccaaaacctagTGTTGAGGTTTCTAGCATAAAGTGCATTGGATTAACGTCCATCCAAGGCTGCTTAGCAAATCGTGTTGAAATTGCAGTTTTTGCAGTGTGTTGTTCGTCCGCTCCTTCATGTCCATGGTAGTCCAGCACCTAGGGGAAAATGCACCTGACTATGAGTCggtataatattttttaagatgTATTTCAACACCGAGGAGGATATGGTCCTAAAGTAAATTTATAATAAGTAATAAATGTGCACCTGGAAGTAAAGTATTTCCAACATTTTAATCCCTATTTATGCCGCGCATCTCAAACCAAGGAGGAAGCACTGAGAAGACAAAAGTACCTCCGAGACCCCGAGAACACCCCCACGCCAGCATGAATGAAACCGTGTCCAATACCATAACTGGATTATAACTTTTGGTGTTATTAATTTTGTTACTATTGGCTGCTTTACTTTTTTGGGTTCATCctgctcctcttcttcctctctcccttcctcttgCTGCTTCCTCTTGGGAATTATGGCTCATCCGGGGAGAAGAGGCTACGATAACCGGGAGATAGTGCTGAAGTACATCCACTATAAACTCTCGCAGAGGGGATACGACTGGGCTGCCGGCGAGGACAGGGCACCCCTGCCTCCAGgtctctctgctcctgctgctgctgcggtcgctgctgctgctgggacttCCTCTGATCACACTGGGCTGGTGTCTCCGCACCCCGAGCCCCCCGGCTCGGCTGCTGCTAGCCACGCACCCCCGCCCCAGGGGCTGCGCCCCGCACCCCAGGTCGTCCACCTCGTCCTGCGCCAGGCGGGGGACGAGTTCTCCCGGCGCTACCAGAGGGACTTTGCCCAAATGTCCGGCCAGCTGCACCTGACGCCCTTCACGGCCAGGAGCCGCTTCGTGGCCGTGGTGGAGGAGCTCTTCCGAGATGGGGTTAACTGGGGCAGAATTGTGGCCTTCTTTGAGTTTGGCGGTGTGATGTGCGTGGAGAGCGTCAACCGGGAGATGTTTCCCCTCGTGGACAGCATCGCCGCCTGGATGACTGAGTACCTGAACCGGCACCTGCACAACTGGATCCAGGACAACGGAGGCTGGGTAAGTGCCCGGATGGCTCGCTTCCTCTCCCGGCTCTGGCCCGTGGCTGGTGGGACCCCGGGTTGGGCAGTGCCCCAGAGATCTCACTCGTGGGAGCGAAAGGTTTGCCCAGGGGAGTCTGCACTGGGATGTGCCAAAGACCAGCAGGCCTTTTGCCGGTTGTCCTGTTTCACCTCGATGATGAGGGTATGGTGGGTGTTTGAGGTGGGGGGAGCAGCTACACCTCGTGAGCAAAAGGGGTGAGCGAGGCACTGTCTTCATCAGCGGTCTCCACTTTCCTGTGGTCTCCACTTCTCCTGTCCACCcttgcctgtgggcagagccaAGCCAGGTTCCTAGCCAAAGGCAGTGcagtggggtgggagggggcgGCAGAGATGCCCACCCAGCTGCCAGGGAGAAGAGGCACATTGCTGCAGGTCCCAGGCAGTGTCGGGACAGCAGGGaccacctgtgtgtgtgtgtgtgtgtgtgtgtgtgtgtgcagtgtgtgtgtgtgtgtgtgtgtgtgtgtgtgtgtgtgtgtgcagtgtgtgtgtgtgtgtgtgtgtgtgtgtgtgtgtgtgtgtgcagtgtcCTTACCCATGAGGGGTGGTGCGCCAGACTGGTGTACAACAAACACGGGATCCTGGTGTTACCAGGATCACAAGCAGGCAGGTGGCCATCGGTGACAGTGTCTGCAGCTGTGGTTGTCACTGGAGTGAGGTTTTATGGTATAAGATATGTCTAGAGTGAAAAATCTTCGTCTCAAGATGAAACAAAGATGCTGGGAGCCGTGTCTGTGTGATAGTTCTGGAAAATGAGTATTTGTTGTGATCTGATGGGTGTCTGGGTTTCTGGGGTAGAGATCACCTCTGTCTGGGGCAGGTTTCAGCATCAACTAGAAAGGGAAGATTTCCACTTGTGGAAAATGAACAGCTTTTTCATTTGTAGTCAGTCaaaagccttttcctttttttttcccccatctcttCCCAGAATAAGCATTGAATTAGAAGGgtattcctttccttttttcctttattagtTGATATACTGGAACAAAATGTGGTCCCTGTCACTCTCCCACAAAGCAAACCTGTTGTATGTGTAAAGCTTATGATACTACTGTTTTGGAGGGAGAAATggcaaaaattattctgaagaaGAAACCTGGGTTGAGAGCTGGCGTAACTCACCTAGAAATGGAGGTCAGCTAGGTAGGACACTGGCAATTTCAGGTTTGGTCTCCTGTGAAATACAGAAAGCTGACTCAATTACACAGCACACCTTTAAGAGGTGTgtgtaaaaaaatataaattacatgTATGTTTCCCAGTTAACACATTTTTCAAGCCTGGTGTTTGTTAGCACTGGGTCTCTTGGTAAATCAGTGTTAGACTAAATAATGTGCTGTCTGCATTGACCATCTTTGTTAAAAAATGAAGGTGttgccttccctgctgctgaacCTGCCTGACTAGAGGGGATTCGTGTCCAGGGATGCAGAGGACATCCCCTGCTGCTGTAACAGAGGGAGCAAGGCTTTGGGGCCCTTTTCTCAGCAGGAATCCACATTTTGCACCTCCCAAAGGAGTGCTGCTGATCCCTGGCTACAAGTCACACTGGAGGCAGGATtgttctcctgctctcctctgcttccatcaagaagaaaaaaaaattcaagattCATGGGGCCAGAAGAGGGAGCAAAAAATGCGCGCGTGTGTGCGCGCGCGCGTGTCTGTGTATTATATACAAATATGCACccatacacagacacacacttatgtatatacacacataaacACAGAATGACTTCAGCACTTGGTTGTTGGGACCGCGCTCGGGAGAGGGAGGTCTATCCCTGTGACCCCCAGGTTCACAGATCACTACAGAGGGTTTGTTAGTGTTGGGGGGGTCTTTTTCCACAAAACAGAtacctggaggaaaaaaaaccaaacctgcgAATGGTTCAGGCTTTTGGAGACCTTGGCTAGTTCGGAGACGAGCAGCTAAAGGGTTAGGGATTTTGCGACTGCACTTCTGGGCTGGGATGCCTAACTTGTGCGTAAGTCCCTCCTCAGGCTGGAAGCTCGTCTGCGAAGCTGGGGCCCTCGGTTTGCTCCAGAGCCAGTGAAGTCATTCCGTTGACTCCCGTGAGCTTTGGATCAAATTGTAAGCATGCTAGAGATGTATTGTCCTGTGGGTGTATTGTGTAAACAGAAACATAAATAATGAACATAAGTGAGAATGTGAAAAGACAGGTGTTACCAGGTGTGATTGGCTGGAGGAGGtgagtgctgggagctgttgcTCGACAGAAGTACAAGAAACTCGGACTGTAAACAATGACTGCCTTGAAGAAAAAAGGATACCTCTTATCAATAGCCACTTAATTGTTTATTGAGGTTTCCTATCAACAAAAGCTCCAGAATCTGGATGCATGTGACACCATTTACTGTTGCTCGTTATTTGTAATGTACACATGGAAGATGTGCAGAATACTACCTGAAGGTGGCTTTTGCCTGACTTTCTGGTACATGGCTGGTACCTTTGAGACCTAGCATTAAACACAGGCAAAACCTTCTAGCCAGTTACAAAGAACAGAAGACTAACATGGAGCTGCAAACACAGCTTTTGGGATCCTCTCTTCAGGCAGAAGAAATCAAGGAGGGCGTGGggcagtggatttttttttttcctttttctagaTTTCAGGATCTGTCAGGATGCTTTAATATATGCGCTCGGTCTTCAACTTGCCTCTTGCACCATACCCCATGTATGAACTTTATTCATAAATGGCTCTTCTAAAGTAGCCTTGTATATGGTCATGCTTGGTAGGACTTCAGCACAGCCACTTGCAGCGTCTTCCAGTTGTTCAGAGTGCTACAACAGGCAGGAGGCCTGGCTGCTGTAGCCTTCTCCTCCTTTATATTTTGGCTCCCTGTTATTTTGTGGAGTGGTAAGTTTAATAGAGGCTGCACAGTGCCAGAGAAGAGAGCATCACAGTCAGTCATGAGAGTATGTTTTACACAGCAGGTAAATTGGGCAACATGGGCCTTGTGTCTCAACATGGGCCTTGTGTCTCATGAATGGGTGGGCCTGTGTCTTACATGCAGGTCTGAAATTTGGTTGACgtgtttttcttatttgtctGTTTGGTCTGAATCCATTCTGAAAGTTGGCAGTGTGTTTTCAGGATGTGAATTCTTTATATTGCAAGGGAAACAAAGAAGGAAAGCATATCGAAGGCAGGGTGGGAGGGGGATATAGCTGGTGGAGTATAAATTTTAGGCACTAGACATCATTGATAATGGTGTCTGGGGTTGTTAATGCCCTTACAATACACAGCCTCATGGGTTTGTTCAAAACTTAGAAAAAGCAACAGATGGGGACTGCACGTAATCTGCATTATTAGCTTGTGGTTCTGGTGGCAAATAAATGCCGCTTTCAAAGATTTTCACTTTGGCCAGGATACCGCAATATTGTACTTTGGCCTGATAGCATCTTAATtgtattagaaaagaaaaaagaggagaaCTAGCTCATCTTTGCAATTTTGTGGTACTTGGTATAATGTATGCTTTCTGATTAAAAACTTAATGGCTTCATTTTGAtttccagagctgcagaaggacTGGCTTGGCAGTGGCCTGTCGCACTTGGCAACTTTTTTGACATTGACATGGGGAACACTGAAGGGATGTAGTTGATGTGGGAGGAACAACTGTGTTTGTCTTGCAGTGATGGGTTCCCTCTTTGGGCACGCAACCCAACAGACGTGGGAGCCATGCTTAGCTCTGGGCACTTCTAGTCAAACATATGGCTTTCTCCCCAAgctgttcaagaaaaaaaacaagagcatGAGCACTACAGAAGGAGACACATGCACCATGATATTTACATAGACATGATGTAACGTATGCAAAGGAGCCCAGGTGGGAGAAGTAGAGAGAAAATTTAGCTAAGAacacttaattttaatttaaaacacttAATGTTTACATTCAAACTGGAAATGCAATGGCCATATGTTTTCATTTGATTCTGTTCCTTTATTGTGGTTCTTTATATTCTGCTTGAGAGTTAAGGCCACATACGGAGAAGGCTTTAGGTGTCTGAAGTGGACCTTAGGTGGAACATAAGCTCTTGAATCCTCCGAGTGCCTGCCTAGCCAGGGCAGTGATGGGAGTCCCATGCTTCTCACTGTTCTTTGCCCAAGCTAGTCAGGAGCTGCTTCTGCCATGGGAGAAGGGAGGCACTTTGGGGGTGTGTGGAACACCGTTCCCAAGAACCTCCATGTCCCGAAGCTGGCAGGCACCCTCTGGCCCAGCTGCTGTCACTTAGGTGCCATCCTCACCAGCAAGCGCATATGAGGAGAAGCCCCCACTTTTCCTGGCGGCTCCTTAGTTTTGGTCTCTCGTGAGCTTTGGCAATGGGAATctctccagcctggcagtgGCTCATCACATCTCCAACATCTCAGGAGGTTTCACCTTCCAGATGGCTGCTGATTTTGCTGAGGTGTCTTCCCCTCCTGCAACAGGCCTCCTCCTAATTGTACAGGGGTGAGATTTCATTTGGTGGAGGAGGAAGAACTAGGGTGTCGAATTCCTGCCGTCTGATGTGTTTTCCGAGGTGGCTGTACACAGCCAAATGAATAAATGCTTCTTAGACAAGCAAAGAGACTCCAGGTTTCTCTTCTTCTGAGCTGACTGTCCTCATCActgagctttctttttttattttgtgcctAGTaaatcattaattttctttacttgGTGGCACACCTTGGAAAGGAAGCTTGGAGGATCGCTGTGTCATAAAGGTGAGGGGTGGCAGATGCATCTACCTCCAGGACAGAGCTAGAGATCATGGTTCAGGGTGGCACAGGACCCTTCCAGAACTTGTGTGTGGGGCGCTGACCAAAATCCCATCCCCTTTGGGCTCTGGATTTGGGATGCTCTGCCAGGCACCCACCTGCACAACACACTGCTTCTTGTGCAAGCCCCAGGTAAAAGCCTCTTGCTCTTTCAGCACAGGACTTCACCTAGCTTGGAGAGGGATGCCAAGTGCTTTGAGGAGAGTGTGGATCAGAGGCATTTTGACTTTCTTTAG encodes:
- the BCL2 gene encoding apoptosis regulator Bcl-2 isoform X1, with the translated sequence MAHPGRRGYDNREIVLKYIHYKLSQRGYDWAAGEDRAPLPPGLSAPAAAAVAAAAGTSSDHTGLVSPHPEPPGSAAASHAPPPQGLRPAPQVVHLVLRQAGDEFSRRYQRDFAQMSGQLHLTPFTARSRFVAVVEELFRDGVNWGRIVAFFEFGGVMCVESVNREMFPLVDSIAAWMTEYLNRHLHNWIQDNGGWVTVCFAQSSTGCLCGVVWQQYEAFVRFLLDLSEDYPESGSGGSLHHSWRLSRT
- the BCL2 gene encoding apoptosis regulator Bcl-2 isoform X2 is translated as MAHPGRRGYDNREIVLKYIHYKLSQRGYDWAAGEDRAPLPPGLSAPAAAAVAAAAGTSSDHTGLVSPHPEPPGSAAASHAPPPQGLRPAPQVVHLVLRQAGDEFSRRYQRDFAQMSGQLHLTPFTARSRFVAVVEELFRDGVNWGRIVAFFEFGGVMCVESVNREMFPLVDSIAAWMTEYLNRHLHNWIQDNGGWDAFVELYGNSMRPLFDFSWISLKTILSLVLVGACITLGAYLGHK